Proteins found in one Paenibacillus borealis genomic segment:
- a CDS encoding ROK family transcriptional regulator — protein MQKIGGNALVIREVNMNLVRQVLKEHGQATKRQIAAISGLSVVTVGTVLQLLEAQHEVLAGELVSSSGGRPAQQYIYNDEYALALILYTHEERDVTYIHRTVVTLAGRTLFEDNTAVSSIDLAAFEAVIDSSLQMYSPIQAIGLGLPGAEVDGLMVVSDYEALRGVPVAEHFRQRYGKPVVIENDVNAAVIGYCRRMKEETASVVYLYFPDRFAPGAGIFIGGKLYKGKRGFAGEVANIPLGIAWGEGGLIASFDGLTDAIAKLAVAVSSVLNPDIVVLYGSFLNEGHLKAVGDKCSTALPYPAVPRMRMSDDFAADYIQGMIVQTLGTLEQRLYLTKIEG, from the coding sequence ATGCAGAAGATTGGCGGAAACGCGCTGGTGATTCGCGAAGTCAATATGAACCTGGTGCGGCAGGTATTGAAGGAACACGGGCAGGCGACCAAACGGCAGATCGCAGCGATTAGCGGCCTTAGTGTCGTTACGGTAGGCACTGTGCTGCAGCTATTGGAGGCGCAGCATGAGGTGCTGGCGGGAGAACTCGTATCGTCCAGCGGAGGTAGACCCGCACAGCAATACATATACAACGATGAGTATGCACTGGCACTAATTCTGTACACGCATGAAGAGCGGGATGTGACCTATATTCACAGAACGGTCGTCACGCTTGCCGGACGCACGCTGTTTGAGGATAATACCGCGGTCTCAAGCATCGATCTGGCGGCCTTCGAAGCGGTGATTGACAGCTCGCTGCAGATGTATTCCCCGATCCAGGCTATCGGTCTGGGTCTGCCGGGTGCGGAGGTTGACGGACTGATGGTTGTATCCGATTACGAAGCTTTGCGCGGTGTTCCGGTAGCGGAGCATTTCCGCCAGCGCTATGGCAAACCTGTAGTGATTGAGAACGATGTCAACGCCGCAGTGATTGGCTATTGCCGCCGGATGAAGGAGGAGACAGCTTCAGTTGTTTATCTGTATTTTCCGGACCGTTTTGCTCCGGGAGCCGGGATATTTATAGGCGGCAAGCTGTATAAGGGAAAACGCGGGTTCGCCGGAGAGGTAGCCAACATACCGCTTGGTATTGCCTGGGGAGAAGGCGGACTGATTGCTTCCTTTGACGGACTTACGGATGCGATCGCCAAGCTGGCGGTTGCTGTCAGCAGTGTGCTGAATCCGGATATCGTTGTGCTATATGGCAGCTTCCTGAACGAAGGGCATCTTAAGGCAGTGGGGGATAAATGCAGTACGGCTCTGCCTTATCCGGCAGTCCCACGAATGAGAATGTCAGACGATTTTGCCGCAGATTACATTCAGGGAATGATTGTACAGACATTGGGAACTTTGGAGCAGAGACTGTATTTAACGAAAATAGAAGGTTAG
- a CDS encoding thiamine pyrophosphate-dependent enzyme yields the protein MAIDYEKEVGSAKVEQKFLYESGNEMAAYAAHQINYHVMGYFPISPSTEVAQFLDTMKASGQHDIMLVPSDGEHSSAGICYGASTAGGRVFNATSAQGYMFMLEQLPVQAGTRMPMVMNLICRSISGPLNIHGDHSDLYFALNTGWPILMCRDPQSVYDMNLMALKLAEHAKVRLPVMVASDGYFTSHQKRRVQAFAHREDVHKFVGEQPPVGFTDTLDRNNPVTVGPYMNEPDYINNRYQQSVAMYNAGEVFEEIAAEFAVLTGRHYGVIEQYRMEDADVAVFLMNSASEIIKDVVDQLRGQGIKAGAISPNMIRPFPQKQIAEALKNVKAITVGDRADSVGGHGGNMVNEIKAALFTYGNTTTKVISRIYGLGGKDFYAEDGHHFFQLAMDAVVADRVEVPFDYYGHNPGAPENAPKRLLKPMNFDLLKTGLITVNKNEETGKLAVKIPPIRSLMKKPRRLSPGHGACPGCGIFSGLELFFKGIEGDIVALYHTGCAMVTTTGYPYSSHKSTFIHNLFQNGAATLSGVVEMFWERKRRGELDGLGLKDDFTFVMVTGDGGMDIGMGPAIGAALRGHKMIIVEYDNEGYMNTGAQQSYSTPLGHRTSTSSIGKTQQGKLTQHKDTAQIMAATNIPYVFTGCEAYPQDLLKKAAKAQWYAQNEGLVYGKILIACPLNWMSEDKDGTDIVSLAVESCFFPLYEVEQGMTNITYNPEDKEKRIEVSAWLKTMGKTRHLLKPENEPALRSFENEVQRRWSRLKAKHEHPDL from the coding sequence GTGGCTATTGATTATGAAAAAGAAGTAGGCTCCGCCAAAGTGGAGCAGAAATTCCTATATGAATCCGGCAATGAAATGGCGGCCTATGCCGCCCATCAGATTAACTACCATGTCATGGGTTATTTCCCGATCTCCCCGTCGACAGAGGTTGCCCAGTTCCTCGATACCATGAAAGCCAGCGGCCAGCATGATATTATGCTGGTGCCTTCTGACGGCGAGCACAGCTCCGCCGGGATCTGTTATGGCGCCTCTACAGCAGGCGGCCGCGTGTTCAATGCTACCAGTGCTCAAGGGTATATGTTCATGCTGGAGCAGCTGCCTGTACAAGCAGGTACGCGGATGCCTATGGTCATGAACCTGATCTGCCGTTCGATCTCAGGACCGCTGAATATTCACGGAGACCATTCAGATTTGTATTTCGCCCTGAACACAGGCTGGCCGATCCTGATGTGCCGTGATCCGCAGTCCGTCTACGACATGAACCTGATGGCGCTGAAGCTTGCAGAGCATGCCAAGGTCCGCCTTCCGGTTATGGTTGCTTCCGACGGTTATTTCACCTCTCACCAGAAGCGTCGTGTGCAGGCTTTTGCCCACCGCGAGGATGTTCATAAGTTCGTAGGGGAGCAGCCGCCAGTTGGCTTCACCGATACGCTGGACCGCAATAACCCTGTTACTGTAGGACCTTATATGAACGAACCGGATTACATCAACAACCGTTATCAGCAGTCTGTTGCTATGTACAACGCGGGTGAAGTGTTCGAAGAGATTGCCGCTGAATTTGCCGTGCTGACAGGCCGCCATTATGGGGTGATTGAACAGTACCGGATGGAGGATGCCGATGTTGCCGTGTTCCTGATGAACTCCGCTTCGGAGATTATCAAGGATGTGGTCGACCAGCTCCGCGGGCAGGGAATCAAAGCCGGCGCCATCTCCCCGAACATGATCCGCCCGTTCCCGCAGAAGCAGATTGCTGAAGCGCTGAAGAATGTCAAAGCCATCACTGTCGGTGACCGTGCGGATTCCGTCGGCGGCCACGGCGGCAACATGGTTAACGAAATCAAGGCTGCACTGTTCACTTATGGCAACACTACCACTAAGGTAATCAGCCGTATCTATGGACTGGGCGGTAAAGACTTCTATGCTGAAGACGGGCATCATTTCTTCCAGCTGGCTATGGATGCTGTGGTAGCAGACCGTGTAGAAGTGCCGTTTGATTACTACGGCCACAATCCGGGAGCACCGGAGAACGCACCGAAGCGCCTGCTGAAGCCGATGAACTTTGATCTGCTGAAGACCGGCCTGATTACGGTGAACAAGAATGAAGAAACCGGTAAGCTGGCCGTGAAGATTCCGCCGATCCGCTCCCTGATGAAGAAGCCAAGACGCTTGTCTCCGGGACATGGCGCATGTCCGGGCTGCGGTATTTTCTCCGGCCTGGAGCTGTTCTTCAAAGGTATTGAAGGGGATATCGTAGCTCTGTATCACACAGGCTGTGCCATGGTTACGACCACAGGTTATCCTTATTCCTCGCATAAATCGACGTTCATCCACAACCTCTTCCAGAACGGTGCAGCTACGCTGTCCGGTGTCGTGGAAATGTTCTGGGAACGCAAACGCCGCGGCGAGCTGGACGGTTTGGGGCTGAAGGATGACTTCACGTTCGTCATGGTAACCGGTGACGGCGGGATGGACATCGGAATGGGTCCGGCGATCGGTGCAGCACTGCGCGGCCACAAGATGATTATCGTGGAATATGATAACGAAGGCTACATGAATACAGGTGCACAGCAGTCTTATTCCACACCGCTCGGACACCGTACTTCGACTTCGAGCATCGGCAAAACCCAGCAGGGCAAGCTGACCCAGCATAAGGACACTGCGCAGATTATGGCGGCGACCAATATTCCTTATGTCTTCACCGGCTGTGAAGCTTATCCGCAGGATCTGCTGAAGAAGGCTGCGAAGGCCCAGTGGTATGCCCAGAACGAAGGTCTGGTCTACGGTAAGATCTTAATCGCCTGCCCGCTCAACTGGATGAGCGAAGACAAAGACGGAACAGATATTGTCTCCCTGGCCGTTGAGTCCTGCTTCTTCCCGCTCTATGAAGTAGAGCAGGGCATGACCAACATTACGTATAACCCGGAAGACAAGGAGAAACGGATCGAAGTATCCGCCTGGCTGAAGACGATGGGCAAAACCCGCCATCTGCTGAAGCCTGAGAATGAACCTGCGCTGCGCAGCTTCGAGAATGAGGTACAGCGCCGCTGGAGCCGTCTCAAAGCGAAACATGAGCACCCGGATTTGTAA
- a CDS encoding 2-oxoacid:acceptor oxidoreductase family protein has product MVQLPKVNELGFFEIRLESIGGLGANLAGKMLAEAGVVGAGLNGVSFSSYGSEKKGSAVKAHIRFCDMDTHIRDTSPVERPHVVGVFHEALAKTVNVTSGIHEHSTVLVNSAKTPEELKELLKMKAGTIAVIDATSIALKEKNRVNMAMLGALFRLCPFLDTDIMKGVIEKSLGKKYPQAVQSAITTFDRGYNEVKFMQFELAAGDTMPEYVRSDISALGYETQPMGGTITNPGGSFLKNLSISRSGMLPVYENESCINCAQCDTVCPDQCFVWEERLDRKGRSQMFLLGIDYQYCKGCLKCIGACPTSALSSSREKEGYADSHTVKHTFDLVTQV; this is encoded by the coding sequence GTGGTACAATTGCCAAAAGTAAATGAGCTCGGCTTCTTTGAGATTCGTCTCGAATCCATTGGAGGCCTGGGAGCGAACCTTGCCGGTAAGATGCTCGCGGAAGCGGGGGTAGTCGGCGCGGGACTCAATGGCGTCAGTTTTTCATCGTATGGTTCGGAGAAGAAGGGGTCGGCGGTTAAAGCTCATATCCGTTTCTGCGATATGGACACTCATATCCGTGATACCTCCCCGGTAGAGCGTCCGCATGTTGTAGGTGTTTTTCATGAAGCACTTGCCAAGACCGTTAACGTAACCAGCGGAATTCATGAACACAGTACCGTTCTTGTGAACTCGGCCAAGACGCCGGAAGAACTCAAAGAACTGCTGAAGATGAAGGCCGGCACCATTGCCGTAATCGATGCTACCAGCATTGCGCTGAAAGAGAAGAACCGGGTGAATATGGCGATGCTCGGCGCGCTGTTCCGGCTCTGTCCGTTCCTGGATACCGATATTATGAAGGGCGTTATTGAGAAGTCCCTCGGCAAGAAATATCCGCAGGCGGTCCAATCGGCCATTACGACCTTTGACCGTGGCTATAATGAAGTGAAATTCATGCAATTCGAGCTGGCTGCCGGTGACACCATGCCGGAATATGTACGCTCCGATATCTCGGCTCTCGGTTATGAGACCCAGCCGATGGGCGGCACCATCACGAACCCGGGCGGCAGTTTCCTGAAGAACCTCAGCATCTCCCGTTCCGGTATGCTTCCGGTCTATGAGAATGAGTCCTGCATCAACTGCGCACAGTGTGACACGGTATGCCCGGATCAATGCTTCGTATGGGAAGAGCGGCTGGACCGCAAGGGCCGTTCGCAGATGTTCCTGCTCGGCATTGACTATCAATATTGCAAAGGCTGCCTGAAATGTATCGGCGCCTGCCCGACCTCGGCACTTTCAAGTAGCAGAGAGAAGGAAGGCTATGCAGACAGCCATACCGTAAAGCATACGTTTGATCTGGTAACTCAAGTCTAA
- a CDS encoding glycosyl hydrolase family 8: MNKQGKRKLHWKSLILLCLALFILPAGSAFAAVNKPFPQHTTYTGGTIKPNNVTQTVMDNAVKTKWDAWKGAYLKPAGTGKYYVKYNSDGETVSEAHGYGMLFTVLMAGYDTNAQTYYNGLYNYYTAHPSSINPYLMSWKQNSSFQNIEGEDSATDGDMDIAYSLLLAHRQWGSSGTVNYLQVATNIINAIMDNEINQTQWTIRLGDWANSGSYNTATRPSDFMLSHLKAFQSATGDARWQNVTDKTYTIINSLYTGYSSTTGLLPDFVVYSSNTYKPAAANFLEDANDGNYNYNSCRTPWRITTDYLLTGDNRALSQLNQLNSWIKTKVSSTPGSIKDGYKLNGTTFGSYNSGAFYAPFGVSAMTSSGNQSWLNSLWSHTSGSAAEDYYEDSIKLFSMIVMSGNWWTY; this comes from the coding sequence ATGAACAAGCAAGGGAAACGCAAGCTGCACTGGAAAAGTCTGATTCTTCTATGTCTGGCGCTCTTTATCCTGCCTGCCGGGTCCGCCTTCGCCGCAGTGAACAAACCGTTCCCGCAGCATACGACCTATACGGGCGGAACCATCAAACCGAATAATGTCACCCAGACGGTTATGGATAATGCGGTTAAGACCAAATGGGATGCCTGGAAAGGCGCGTATCTCAAACCGGCCGGAACAGGCAAATATTATGTGAAATATAATTCGGACGGGGAGACCGTCTCTGAAGCACATGGCTACGGCATGCTGTTCACCGTGCTGATGGCCGGCTACGATACTAATGCGCAGACGTACTATAACGGACTCTACAATTATTACACAGCACATCCAAGCTCCATTAATCCCTACCTGATGTCCTGGAAACAGAACAGCAGCTTCCAGAATATCGAAGGCGAGGATTCTGCAACAGACGGTGATATGGATATAGCGTACTCGCTGCTGCTGGCTCACAGACAATGGGGAAGCAGCGGAACAGTCAACTATCTGCAGGTAGCAACCAATATTATCAACGCCATCATGGATAATGAAATTAATCAGACCCAGTGGACGATCCGGCTGGGCGACTGGGCGAACAGCGGTTCATACAATACGGCTACCCGTCCTTCAGATTTCATGCTCAGTCATTTGAAGGCCTTCCAGTCCGCTACCGGGGATGCCCGCTGGCAGAATGTAACGGATAAGACCTATACGATTATTAACAGCCTCTATACCGGTTATAGCTCTACCACCGGCCTGCTGCCGGATTTCGTAGTCTACTCGAGCAATACCTACAAACCGGCCGCAGCGAATTTCCTGGAGGATGCCAACGACGGCAATTATAATTACAACTCATGCCGCACACCGTGGCGGATTACCACCGATTATTTGCTCACAGGCGATAACCGCGCCTTATCCCAGCTGAATCAGCTGAACAGCTGGATCAAGACCAAGGTAAGCAGTACGCCGGGCAGCATCAAGGACGGCTACAAGCTGAACGGAACCACCTTCGGCAGCTACAACAGCGGTGCGTTCTATGCCCCGTTTGGCGTAAGTGCAATGACCTCATCTGGCAACCAGAGCTGGCTGAATTCACTCTGGAGCCATACGTCAGGCAGCGCGGCTGAGGATTATTATGAAGACAGCATCAAGCTGTTCTCCATGATCGTGATGTCCGGTAATTGGTGGACTTACTAA
- a CDS encoding nicotinate phosphoribosyltransferase: protein MRRELALHTDKYQINMMYAHWVNGTHKRRAVFEAYFRKLPFGNGFAVFAGLERIAQYIAELRFTEDDIRYLSEQEENYAPAFLEELLQFHFQGSIHSMKEGALVFPDEPLIRVEGTIMEAQLVETAILNFMNYQTLIATKASRIKQVAPNDTLLEFGTRRAQEADAAVWGARAAYVGGFHATSNMLAGKMFGIPTKGTHAHSWVQSFPSEQEAFDAYARVMPDGVTLLVDTFDTLRSGVPNAINTAKKLEAQGKRMNGIRLDSGDLAYLSRKARQMLDEAGLQYVKIVASNDLDENTIMNLKSQGAAIDTWGVGTQLITASDQPSLGGVYKLVEIESPSGEMIPTIKISSNPEKVSTPGKKAVYRIIGQNGKALADYISFSGEEAPRNGVRLKLFNPLHPYMRKHVEHYEALPMLEPIVVNGFQVYQLPDLNEIRRYHQEQLDLFWPEYLRKLNPEVFRVNLSEQLWNRKQQLIAEHMMPDVE, encoded by the coding sequence TTGAGGAGAGAACTTGCTCTACATACAGATAAATATCAGATTAATATGATGTACGCCCATTGGGTCAACGGTACCCACAAGCGCCGGGCTGTATTTGAAGCTTATTTCCGTAAGCTGCCGTTCGGCAACGGGTTCGCTGTATTTGCCGGACTTGAGCGGATTGCCCAGTACATTGCTGAACTGCGGTTTACAGAGGATGATATCCGCTACTTGTCGGAGCAGGAGGAGAATTATGCACCGGCGTTTCTGGAGGAGCTGCTGCAGTTCCATTTCCAGGGCAGCATTCATTCGATGAAGGAAGGCGCGCTTGTCTTCCCGGATGAGCCGCTGATTCGCGTGGAAGGCACGATTATGGAGGCTCAGCTGGTCGAGACAGCCATCCTGAACTTCATGAATTACCAGACACTGATCGCGACCAAGGCCTCCCGGATCAAGCAGGTGGCCCCGAATGATACGCTGCTTGAGTTCGGAACGCGGCGTGCGCAGGAAGCGGATGCGGCCGTATGGGGAGCCCGGGCGGCTTATGTGGGAGGTTTCCATGCGACCTCCAACATGCTGGCCGGCAAAATGTTCGGCATTCCTACGAAGGGAACACATGCCCACTCCTGGGTGCAGAGCTTCCCGAGCGAACAGGAAGCCTTCGATGCATATGCGAGAGTAATGCCGGATGGTGTTACCCTGCTGGTCGATACCTTCGATACCCTGCGCAGCGGTGTGCCGAATGCGATCAACACCGCCAAGAAGCTGGAGGCGCAAGGCAAACGGATGAACGGCATCCGGCTGGACAGCGGTGACTTGGCGTATCTCTCCCGCAAGGCCCGGCAAATGCTCGACGAAGCCGGACTGCAGTACGTGAAGATCGTCGCTTCCAATGACCTGGACGAGAACACGATCATGAACCTGAAGTCGCAAGGCGCGGCTATTGATACATGGGGTGTCGGAACCCAGCTGATTACAGCGTCAGATCAGCCTTCTCTCGGCGGAGTCTACAAGCTGGTTGAGATCGAATCTCCCAGCGGAGAGATGATTCCGACGATTAAGATTTCCTCGAATCCCGAGAAGGTATCGACTCCCGGCAAAAAAGCCGTTTACCGTATTATCGGGCAGAACGGTAAAGCCTTGGCGGATTACATCAGCTTCTCCGGGGAAGAAGCACCGCGTAATGGGGTCCGGCTGAAGCTGTTCAATCCGCTGCATCCTTATATGAGAAAACATGTGGAACACTACGAGGCGCTGCCGATGCTGGAGCCGATTGTAGTGAACGGCTTCCAGGTCTATCAGCTGCCGGACCTGAACGAGATCCGCCGTTATCATCAGGAGCAGCTTGACCTGTTCTGGCCGGAGTACCTCCGTAAGCTGAACCCCGAGGTATTCCGCGTGAATCTCAGCGAGCAGCTGTGGAACCGCAAGCAGCAGCTGATTGCGGAGCACATGATGCCGGATGTGGAGTAG
- a CDS encoding cysteine hydrolase family protein produces the protein MRALIVIDFTNDFIDGSLPVGQPGIDIAPRVSQLTEQFVQSGDYVVMAVDLHEADDPYHPESKLFPPHNLRGSQGRELYGSLKAVYEANREAIYWMDKTRYSAFSGTDLALKLRERGITELHLIGVCTDICVLHTAVDAYNLGFSIIVHEDAVASFNPDGHTWALGHFRGSLGATVVAST, from the coding sequence ATGAGAGCACTCATCGTAATTGATTTCACCAATGACTTCATTGACGGAAGTCTGCCGGTAGGTCAGCCCGGTATCGACATTGCGCCACGGGTTAGCCAGCTCACGGAACAGTTCGTGCAAAGCGGGGATTATGTTGTGATGGCTGTAGACCTGCATGAAGCGGATGATCCTTACCATCCGGAGAGCAAATTGTTTCCGCCGCATAATCTGCGGGGAAGTCAGGGACGTGAGCTCTATGGCAGCCTGAAGGCTGTGTACGAAGCGAACCGTGAAGCCATCTATTGGATGGACAAAACGCGGTACAGCGCTTTTAGCGGCACGGATCTTGCACTGAAGCTGCGTGAACGTGGCATCACTGAACTCCACCTGATTGGAGTCTGTACAGATATCTGCGTGCTGCATACGGCAGTGGATGCGTACAATCTGGGTTTCAGCATCATTGTGCATGAAGATGCAGTAGCCAGCTTCAACCCTGACGGCCACACTTGGGCACTGGGACATTTCCGGGGCAGTCTCGGGGCGACGGTCGTCGCTTCCACATAG
- a CDS encoding NUDIX domain-containing protein gives MSENVEQTYNAKKYRTPDGVPADIVMFTLTKRERKTVTKTLPLRELKVMLIRRKKWPYAGMWALPGGFCQEDESIYDAATRELKEETGVDGGHLEYLGVYSKPGRDPRGWIISHAFFALVEEWMLEQRQASDDAGEVGLFTLQEALEELELAFDHHDIITDAYLRIQQQMLQTTIARQFLPRHFTLSELYQVIQTVVPEFKEPNFIRKITSTRSRQGILKEVSDEAGNPLSSNQYSQRPAQLYMFTDHEPLLSIYT, from the coding sequence GTGAGCGAGAACGTGGAACAAACCTATAACGCCAAAAAATACCGCACTCCGGACGGCGTTCCGGCGGATATTGTCATGTTTACGCTGACCAAACGCGAACGGAAGACGGTCACGAAGACACTCCCGCTGCGGGAACTGAAAGTTATGCTGATCCGGCGCAAAAAATGGCCATATGCGGGCATGTGGGCCCTGCCGGGCGGCTTCTGCCAGGAAGACGAATCAATCTATGACGCGGCTACGCGCGAACTCAAAGAAGAGACCGGCGTGGACGGCGGCCATTTGGAATATCTCGGAGTCTACAGCAAGCCGGGACGTGACCCGCGCGGCTGGATCATCAGCCATGCATTTTTTGCACTGGTGGAGGAGTGGATGCTGGAGCAGCGGCAAGCCTCTGATGATGCAGGAGAGGTCGGCCTGTTCACCCTGCAAGAAGCGCTGGAGGAGCTGGAGCTGGCTTTTGACCACCATGATATTATTACTGACGCTTATCTGCGGATTCAGCAGCAAATGCTGCAGACGACGATTGCACGGCAGTTTCTGCCGCGCCATTTCACGCTGAGTGAGCTGTATCAGGTGATCCAGACGGTCGTGCCTGAATTCAAAGAACCGAATTTTATCCGTAAAATTACGTCAACACGCAGCCGGCAGGGTATATTAAAGGAAGTAAGTGATGAAGCGGGCAATCCGCTCAGCTCCAATCAATACTCCCAGCGTCCGGCCCAGCTGTATATGTTCACGGACCACGAGCCTTTATTATCGATCTATACCTAA
- a CDS encoding RicAFT regulatory complex protein RicA family protein — MSQEEARLNEYGMQTHNTRDLIVREDIMGKAKELATLISTSEEVRHFQQAEQKILNHDRVQGLIATIKKKQKEIVAFESFKNQAMVAKIEQEIEVLQDEIDSIPVVNEFQQSQSDINYLLQLVISVIRDTVSDKINVEAGTEAPPSTCGD, encoded by the coding sequence ATGAGCCAGGAAGAAGCGCGTTTGAATGAATACGGCATGCAGACCCACAACACCCGTGATTTAATCGTAAGAGAGGATATTATGGGCAAAGCGAAGGAGCTGGCTACACTCATCTCCACCAGTGAAGAGGTCCGGCATTTCCAGCAGGCCGAGCAGAAGATTCTGAATCACGATCGTGTGCAGGGTCTGATTGCTACCATTAAGAAGAAGCAGAAGGAGATTGTGGCCTTTGAGAGCTTCAAGAATCAGGCGATGGTCGCCAAGATCGAACAGGAGATTGAAGTGCTGCAGGATGAAATTGACAGCATTCCGGTCGTGAATGAATTCCAGCAGAGCCAGAGCGACATTAACTATCTGCTGCAGCTGGTCATCTCCGTGATCAGGGACACCGTCTCCGACAAAATCAATGTGGAAGCAGGCACAGAAGCGCCTCCATCCACTTGCGGGGACTAA
- the miaB gene encoding tRNA (N6-isopentenyl adenosine(37)-C2)-methylthiotransferase MiaB, with amino-acid sequence MTKENRNSADFKSTQGKDYSKYFDFTDAKVISEQEGKTTYRIKGRNVQINSQPDYREGKRRGKEEIEVLYHFEIPPEMEDFGQGKTYHITTYGCQMNEHDTETMKGMLEQLGYRAVEDRRDADLILLNTCAIRENAEDKVFGELGHLKSLKLEKPGLLLGICGCMSQEEGVVNRIMNRYGFVDMIFGTHNIHRLPELIKEAVFSRELVIEVWSKEGDIIENLPKKREGLRAWVNIMYGCDKFCTYCIVPFTRGKERSRRPEDVIAEVRELARQGFKEVTLLGQNVNAYGKDFTDINYTFGDLMDDMRGIDIPRIRFMTSHPRDFDDKLIHVLGKGGNLVEHIHLPVQSGSTAVLKRMSRKYTREAYLELVRKIKAGVPDAVLTTDIIVGFPGETEEQFEETLSLVREVGYDMAYTFIYSPREGTPAAAMEDNVPAEVKSARLQRLNDLIKEQSRLGNERMLGKLVEVLVEGESKNNINVLAGRTRDSKLVHFEGPPSLVGTMVQVRITGTKTWYIKGDYLAEAAAVL; translated from the coding sequence ATGACGAAGGAGAACCGGAACTCAGCGGACTTCAAATCCACCCAGGGCAAGGATTACTCCAAGTATTTTGATTTTACGGATGCCAAAGTGATCAGTGAGCAAGAGGGCAAGACCACCTACCGCATTAAAGGCAGAAATGTACAGATCAACAGCCAGCCGGATTACAGGGAAGGCAAGCGCCGCGGCAAGGAAGAGATCGAGGTGCTGTACCATTTCGAGATTCCGCCGGAGATGGAGGATTTCGGTCAGGGCAAAACCTATCATATCACCACCTACGGCTGCCAAATGAATGAGCATGATACCGAAACGATGAAGGGTATGCTGGAGCAATTAGGTTACCGGGCAGTTGAAGACCGCAGAGATGCTGATCTTATTCTATTAAATACATGTGCAATCCGCGAGAATGCGGAAGATAAGGTGTTCGGAGAGCTGGGTCATCTCAAATCGCTCAAGCTGGAAAAGCCGGGCCTGCTGCTCGGGATCTGCGGCTGCATGTCCCAGGAAGAAGGCGTGGTCAACCGGATTATGAACCGGTATGGTTTCGTGGATATGATCTTCGGTACGCATAATATTCACCGGCTGCCGGAGCTGATTAAGGAAGCGGTGTTCAGCAGGGAGCTGGTCATCGAGGTCTGGTCCAAGGAAGGCGACATTATTGAGAACCTGCCCAAGAAGCGGGAAGGCTTGCGCGCGTGGGTAAATATCATGTACGGCTGTGACAAGTTCTGTACATACTGTATAGTGCCGTTCACACGGGGCAAGGAGCGCAGCCGGCGTCCTGAAGATGTCATTGCTGAAGTGCGCGAGCTGGCCCGCCAGGGGTTCAAGGAAGTTACGCTGCTGGGGCAGAATGTAAACGCCTACGGGAAGGATTTTACGGACATTAACTATACATTCGGGGACCTGATGGATGACATGCGGGGGATCGATATTCCGCGTATCCGCTTCATGACGTCGCATCCCCGTGATTTTGACGATAAATTGATTCATGTGCTCGGCAAAGGCGGCAATCTGGTGGAGCATATCCATCTGCCGGTGCAGTCGGGAAGCACAGCAGTACTGAAGCGGATGAGCCGCAAATACACCCGTGAAGCTTATCTGGAGCTGGTCCGCAAGATCAAAGCAGGTGTGCCGGATGCGGTATTGACTACGGATATTATCGTCGGGTTCCCCGGTGAAACCGAAGAACAATTCGAAGAGACACTGTCGCTAGTGCGCGAAGTAGGGTATGATATGGCGTATACCTTTATTTATTCTCCGCGTGAAGGTACACCTGCTGCTGCAATGGAAGATAACGTTCCGGCTGAAGTCAAGAGCGCAAGACTGCAGCGTCTGAACGATCTGATCAAAGAGCAGAGCCGGCTGGGCAACGAGCGGATGCTCGGCAAGCTGGTCGAGGTGCTGGTGGAAGGCGAGAGCAAGAATAACATCAATGTGCTCGCCGGACGTACGCGTGACAGCAAGCTGGTGCATTTCGAAGGCCCGCCGTCACTGGTCGGCACGATGGTGCAGGTGAGAATCACCGGTACGAAGACATGGTACATCAAAGGGGACTATCTGGCGGAAGCCGCAGCGGTCCTCTAA